The Nitrosomonas cryotolerans ATCC 49181 genome includes a window with the following:
- the xerD gene encoding site-specific tyrosine recombinase XerD yields the protein MRALELNAGLLDEFSDALWLEDGLSRNTLQSYRNDLRLFSEWLREQNQDNRSLAEATHTDLLEFLAFRGSIKMKASTTSRELSSLKRFYRFLLRQGRIQTDPCLNIETPKLLRNLPGSLTEADVEKLLSAPDIKQPLGLRDRAMLEVLYASGLRVSELVNLKSSQVNLDMGVIRIMGKGSNERLVPLGKESLEWLNHYTQQARPILLDGKITDTLFTTMRGAGMTRQAFWYLIRRHAKQIGIDKPLSPHTLRHAFATHLLNHGTDLRVVQLLLGHADISTTQIYTHIARERLKQLHTLSSF from the coding sequence ATGAGAGCACTTGAATTGAATGCAGGATTACTGGATGAATTTTCTGATGCACTATGGTTAGAAGATGGTTTATCACGCAATACATTACAAAGTTATCGTAATGATTTGCGGTTGTTCTCCGAATGGCTACGAGAACAAAATCAGGATAACAGATCGTTGGCAGAAGCAACGCATACTGATCTACTTGAGTTCCTCGCTTTCAGGGGCTCAATTAAAATGAAGGCGAGTACGACCAGTCGTGAGTTGTCGAGTTTAAAACGATTCTATCGTTTCTTATTGCGTCAGGGCAGAATTCAGACCGACCCCTGTCTTAATATTGAAACACCAAAACTATTACGTAATCTTCCGGGAAGTTTGACAGAAGCCGATGTAGAAAAATTACTGAGCGCTCCTGATATCAAGCAGCCATTGGGCTTACGTGATCGTGCGATGCTGGAAGTATTATATGCGAGTGGATTGCGCGTATCTGAATTAGTTAATCTGAAAAGTTCACAAGTAAACCTGGATATGGGCGTGATACGTATAATGGGGAAGGGGAGTAATGAACGTCTAGTGCCCTTGGGAAAGGAGTCGTTAGAGTGGTTGAATCATTATACTCAACAGGCTCGACCTATTCTTCTGGACGGAAAAATAACGGATACGTTATTTACTACAATGCGCGGGGCAGGAATGACGCGGCAGGCATTCTGGTATCTTATTAGGCGTCATGCGAAACAGATCGGTATCGATAAGCCGCTGTCGCCTCATACGTTACGTCATGCATTTGCTACTCACTTACTGAATCATGGTACCGATTTACGCGTGGTGCAATTATTACTGGGGCATGCGGATATTTCTACTACACAGATTTATACTCATATTGCCCGCGAGCGATTAAAGCAGCTGCACACGCTAAGCAGCTTTTGA
- a CDS encoding MotA/TolQ/ExbB proton channel family protein: protein MLSLIQAAGWPIWPIIFASIIAVGIIGERMWTLRIRIVSPRELLPRVLNEYNRNGVSADMIVRLQKHSPLGQILAAGLKNVRSTREIMKESIEESGRVVAHDLDRYLTTLGTIASLSPLLGLLGTLVGMIEIFGSSSPAGSNPAQLAYGISIALYNAAFGILVAIPSMIFYRHFRAKVDALVVEMELQALKLVEIVHGERQN, encoded by the coding sequence GTGCTATCTTTAATTCAAGCAGCGGGCTGGCCAATTTGGCCAATAATTTTTGCTTCTATTATTGCAGTTGGTATTATTGGGGAACGTATGTGGACGTTGCGTATTCGCATTGTTTCTCCTAGAGAATTGTTACCCAGAGTATTGAACGAGTATAATAGAAACGGTGTCAGTGCTGATATGATTGTGCGGTTGCAAAAACATTCGCCATTGGGACAGATTCTTGCGGCAGGGCTTAAAAATGTCAGAAGCACACGTGAGATTATGAAAGAATCCATCGAAGAATCGGGCCGGGTGGTTGCGCATGATCTGGATCGTTATCTTACGACGCTGGGGACTATTGCTTCCCTGAGCCCATTGCTGGGCTTGCTGGGAACCTTGGTTGGTATGATCGAGATTTTTGGTTCCAGTTCTCCAGCAGGCAGTAATCCCGCCCAGCTTGCTTATGGTATTTCCATTGCATTATATAATGCCGCTTTTGGTATCTTAGTGGCCATCCCCAGTATGATTTTTTATCGTCATTTCCGCGCTAAAGTTGATGCGTTAGTGGTGGAAATGGAATTACAAGCTTTAAAATTGGTCGAAATCGTGCATGGCGAACGGCAGAATTGA
- the htpG gene encoding molecular chaperone HtpG encodes MSFQAEAKQLLKLMIHSLYSNKEIFLRELISNASDAADKLRFEGLTDSALYESDSELKIRVSYNADDRTITIADNGIGMSRQEVIDHIGTIAKSGTREFFNSLTGDQAKDTHLIGQFGVGFYSAFIVADKVTLITRRAGLTVEHGVCWESSGEGEYTLETVEKEMRGTEIILHLRQDEDELLNGHRLRSIIRKYSDHITLPIVMKKEEWSQEDNKNNITDEDETINQASALWTRAKNEITPEQYNEFYKHVGHDFEPPLAYVHARVEGKQEYIQLLYIPSRAPFDMFDREHRHGVKLYVQRVFIMDDAEKLLPNYLRFVRGIIDSNNLPLNVSREILQESKDIETIRAGAVKKVLGLIEELSNSEEEAGKEKFKTFYREFGQVLKEGVGEDYSNRERIAKLLRFISTHNEAADEPAVSLNDYIGRMKAGQEKIYYVTADNLKAARSSPHLEVFRKKDIEVLLLCERVDEWLVTNLAQFEGKSLQSVAKGSLDLGDLEDEVEKQEREKETDEYRDLTERMKSVLDEQVKDVRVTLRLTESPACLVADTHDMSGNLERLLKSAGQKVNHAKPILEINPHHPMVQRLKTEENHFDDWSHILFDQALLAEGGQPNDPAAFVKRLNDLLLSTSLYGK; translated from the coding sequence ATGAGTTTCCAGGCTGAAGCCAAACAACTTTTAAAGTTAATGATTCATTCCTTGTATAGTAACAAGGAAATATTTTTGCGTGAACTGATTTCTAATGCTTCGGATGCTGCGGATAAATTACGTTTTGAAGGACTGACAGATTCAGCATTATACGAATCGGATTCGGAGCTTAAAATTCGTGTTAGTTATAATGCCGATGATCGCACAATTACCATTGCAGATAATGGCATTGGTATGTCCAGACAGGAAGTCATTGATCATATTGGTACGATTGCTAAGTCAGGTACCCGTGAGTTCTTTAATTCATTGACAGGTGATCAGGCAAAAGACACCCACTTGATTGGTCAATTTGGTGTTGGATTTTATTCCGCTTTTATTGTTGCCGATAAAGTGACCTTAATTACACGGCGGGCCGGGTTGACGGTTGAACATGGCGTATGCTGGGAATCAAGCGGTGAAGGGGAATATACATTAGAGACGGTAGAGAAGGAAATGCGGGGTACCGAAATCATTCTTCATTTACGCCAAGATGAAGATGAGCTTCTAAATGGTCATCGATTACGCAGTATTATCCGGAAATACTCGGATCACATCACATTGCCGATTGTGATGAAAAAGGAAGAATGGTCACAAGAAGATAATAAAAATAATATTACGGATGAAGATGAGACCATTAATCAGGCGAGCGCGTTGTGGACACGTGCCAAGAATGAGATTACGCCTGAACAATACAACGAATTTTATAAACATGTGGGGCATGATTTCGAGCCACCGCTGGCTTATGTTCATGCACGGGTAGAGGGAAAACAAGAGTACATTCAGTTACTCTATATTCCATCACGCGCGCCATTTGATATGTTTGATCGCGAACATCGTCATGGTGTCAAATTATACGTACAGCGTGTGTTTATCATGGATGACGCAGAAAAATTGCTGCCGAATTATCTGCGTTTTGTACGTGGCATAATTGATTCCAATAATTTGCCATTGAATGTGTCGCGTGAAATATTACAAGAGTCTAAGGATATTGAAACGATTAGAGCGGGCGCAGTCAAGAAGGTATTAGGCTTGATAGAAGAGTTATCCAATAGTGAGGAAGAGGCGGGTAAAGAGAAATTTAAAACTTTTTATCGAGAATTCGGGCAGGTTTTAAAAGAAGGCGTGGGAGAAGATTATAGTAACCGGGAGCGCATCGCTAAATTGTTAAGATTTATTTCGACCCACAATGAGGCGGCCGATGAGCCAGCGGTATCGTTGAATGACTATATAGGCCGAATGAAAGCCGGGCAGGAGAAAATTTATTACGTAACTGCAGATAATCTCAAGGCAGCAAGAAGCAGCCCACATCTCGAAGTTTTTCGTAAAAAGGATATTGAAGTATTGTTGTTATGTGAGCGTGTGGATGAGTGGTTAGTAACGAATTTAGCTCAATTTGAGGGTAAATCATTACAATCAGTGGCCAAAGGTAGTCTTGATTTAGGTGATCTCGAAGATGAAGTGGAAAAACAAGAGCGTGAGAAGGAAACGGATGAATATCGGGATCTTACCGAAAGAATGAAAAGCGTGTTGGATGAACAGGTGAAAGATGTACGAGTTACGTTGCGTTTAACCGAATCTCCGGCTTGCTTGGTTGCAGATACGCATGATATGAGTGGTAATCTGGAACGTTTGCTTAAGTCAGCGGGACAAAAGGTGAATCATGCTAAACCCATTCTTGAAATAAACCCGCACCATCCGATGGTTCAACGGCTAAAAACTGAAGAAAACCATTTTGATGACTGGAGTCATATTTTGTTTGATCAGGCATTACTTGCTGAGGGTGGCCAACCTAATGATCCCGCTGCATTTGTTAAGAGATTGAATGATCTACTACTATCGACTTCGTTATATGGAAAATGA
- the xseA gene encoding exodeoxyribonuclease VII large subunit: MNFSLTPHISPAVFSVSDLNYNAKLLLEQAMSLLWVRGEISNLRCYRSGHWYFSLKDAHAQVRCIMFHHKNQYLDWQPTDGSQVEVRALVTLYESRGDFQLNVETIRRAGLGELYEAYEQLKTRLGKAGLFDPANKKPLPSFPKQVGVITSPDTAALHDILVILKHRMPVLPVIIYPASVQGENAAREIVTSIQIASKRAECDILILCRGGGSIEDLSAFNEEIVARAIANCPIPIITGIGHETDFTIADFTADIRAPTPTGAAQLACPDRKELLHHLTVRYHHIQRVMQHHIERRMQHIDTQAHRLLHPGKHIHHQFTYLQHLHDKLVYIWSHQIEKAYWKWGKLNHRISSASPNTTRLIEQQSDLALRLSRAISCRINTLESNLQNQKTQLTHLNPQSVLARGYSITYAKNNTIICNSKQVGINDNIQIIFAEGWCNAEVVKKP, from the coding sequence ATGAATTTCTCGCTGACACCTCACATTTCCCCTGCAGTATTCAGTGTAAGCGACTTGAATTATAACGCCAAACTCTTGTTAGAGCAGGCCATGTCTCTGCTTTGGGTTAGAGGTGAAATTTCTAATCTCAGATGCTACCGTTCAGGTCACTGGTATTTTTCTCTCAAGGACGCCCATGCTCAAGTCCGCTGCATCATGTTTCATCATAAAAATCAATATCTGGATTGGCAACCCACCGATGGTTCACAAGTAGAGGTACGTGCACTGGTCACACTCTATGAGTCACGGGGTGATTTCCAGCTCAATGTTGAAACTATTCGCCGCGCCGGTTTGGGGGAGCTCTATGAAGCATACGAGCAGCTCAAAACCCGGTTGGGGAAAGCCGGATTATTTGATCCTGCAAACAAGAAACCTTTACCATCTTTTCCAAAACAGGTTGGAGTCATTACTTCTCCCGACACAGCGGCACTGCATGATATATTAGTTATATTAAAACATCGCATGCCTGTCTTACCCGTCATCATTTATCCTGCATCTGTACAAGGTGAAAATGCTGCAAGAGAAATCGTCACATCTATTCAAATCGCTTCAAAACGTGCCGAATGTGACATCTTAATTCTTTGTCGAGGCGGCGGCAGTATCGAGGATTTATCGGCATTTAATGAAGAAATCGTAGCGCGGGCAATCGCAAATTGCCCAATTCCAATCATCACTGGTATCGGCCATGAAACAGATTTCACCATCGCAGACTTTACCGCCGATATTCGCGCACCCACACCAACCGGCGCAGCACAGCTCGCCTGTCCAGATCGCAAGGAATTACTGCATCATCTCACTGTCCGGTATCATCACATACAACGTGTAATGCAGCATCACATTGAACGTCGGATGCAGCATATCGATACACAAGCGCATCGATTACTTCATCCCGGCAAACACATCCATCATCAATTCACTTACCTGCAACATTTACACGACAAATTGGTCTATATCTGGTCTCATCAAATTGAAAAAGCATATTGGAAATGGGGTAAACTCAATCACCGAATCTCTAGTGCAAGTCCCAACACCACGCGACTAATCGAACAGCAATCTGATCTGGCACTACGCTTAAGCCGCGCCATTTCTTGTCGCATCAACACCTTAGAATCTAATTTGCAAAATCAGAAGACACAATTGACCCATCTTAATCCACAATCCGTATTAGCACGCGGCTATAGTATTACTTACGCAAAAAACAATACCATAATATGTAACAGCAAGCAGGTTGGCATCAACGATAATATTCAAATTATATTTGCGGAAGGATGGTGTAATGCTGAGGTAGTAAAGAAACCCTGA
- a CDS encoding methylated-DNA--[protein]-cysteine S-methyltransferase, with translation MSKSRDIPVTNATKPFQAKLATPFAVLGIRTEEDWLTDIEYLPLDTPPLLPRNSLAKEVYKQLQAYLIHSNFVFDLSLHISGTVHQRRVWQAIQGIPCGETRCYGDIAAQLHSAPRAVGRACGANRIPIIVPCHRVIAKNGGLGGFMNASDGYPLDIKRWLLDHEST, from the coding sequence GTGAGTAAATCTAGAGATATTCCTGTAACCAATGCAACCAAACCTTTTCAGGCAAAACTAGCAACACCGTTTGCAGTATTAGGTATTCGCACAGAAGAAGACTGGCTCACTGATATTGAATATTTGCCGCTCGATACGCCTCCTTTATTACCTCGGAATTCGCTTGCTAAAGAAGTTTATAAACAGCTACAGGCGTACTTAATTCATTCTAATTTTGTATTTGATTTGTCACTACATATTAGTGGAACGGTGCACCAACGCCGCGTGTGGCAGGCGATCCAGGGTATTCCTTGTGGTGAAACCCGTTGTTATGGCGATATTGCTGCACAATTACATTCTGCTCCAAGAGCAGTAGGTCGTGCATGTGGTGCTAACAGAATTCCTATTATTGTACCGTGTCACCGTGTTATCGCAAAAAATGGTGGATTAGGAGGCTTTATGAATGCAAGTGATGGGTACCCCTTAGATATCAAGCGTTGGCTATTGGACCATGAGAGCACTTGA
- a CDS encoding THUMP domain-containing class I SAM-dependent RNA methyltransferase: protein MNTQPLHFFAPCPRGLESMLAIELAQLGASCVRAHNGGVQFQGDWRTCYRTNLESRIASRILWRITHQPYSHENDIYNAAYALPWDTWFTPSCTIRVNLAAIKCPLRSLDYITLKIKDAVCDQFRHSTGERPSVNTVQPDIRIHGFLDAQQFTLYLDTSGEALFKRGLRKVAGEAPLRENLAAGILRLSNWQPGTTLLDPMCGSGTFLLEAAQIALNIAPGSRRHFAFEKFIHFDSVLWRQLKAAAIAAQLSSTSQQLYGNDLYGSALTDARTNLQAAGLTDVVTLKQANMLEISPPAANGILITNPPYGVRIGEQQTLADFYPQLGDTLKKRFNGWTVYILSADPALPKSIRLSPSRRIPLFNGALECRLLEYKMISGGMRKTRKIENSRSSNL, encoded by the coding sequence TTGAACACTCAGCCACTTCATTTTTTTGCACCCTGTCCGCGCGGTCTTGAATCCATGCTTGCTATTGAACTAGCACAACTAGGAGCATCATGCGTGCGGGCGCATAATGGGGGCGTACAATTCCAGGGTGACTGGCGAACCTGTTATCGCACTAATTTAGAAAGTCGGATAGCAAGCCGTATTTTATGGCGCATTACTCATCAGCCCTATAGTCATGAGAATGATATTTACAATGCAGCTTATGCATTACCATGGGATACATGGTTTACACCTTCATGTACTATTCGGGTTAATCTGGCCGCAATTAAATGCCCATTACGCAGCTTAGATTACATTACACTTAAAATTAAAGATGCTGTTTGTGATCAATTTCGTCATAGTACAGGCGAACGTCCTAGCGTAAATACGGTACAGCCCGATATCCGTATTCATGGCTTTCTCGATGCGCAACAATTCACTTTGTATCTTGATACTTCAGGTGAGGCGTTATTCAAACGAGGTCTTAGAAAGGTTGCAGGAGAAGCACCGCTACGCGAAAACCTTGCGGCCGGTATCCTGCGCTTGTCAAATTGGCAGCCTGGAACAACATTGCTTGATCCAATGTGTGGTAGTGGCACATTCCTGCTAGAAGCTGCTCAAATAGCATTAAACATAGCGCCGGGATCAAGACGTCATTTTGCTTTCGAAAAATTTATACATTTTGATTCTGTGTTGTGGCGCCAATTAAAAGCAGCCGCCATAGCTGCACAGTTATCTTCTACATCACAACAGCTATACGGCAATGATTTGTATGGATCTGCTTTGACAGATGCCCGTACGAATCTACAGGCAGCAGGTTTAACTGATGTCGTAACTTTAAAGCAAGCAAATATGCTAGAAATTTCCCCTCCAGCAGCAAATGGAATACTGATCACTAATCCGCCTTATGGCGTTCGTATTGGTGAGCAACAGACACTGGCTGATTTTTATCCACAACTAGGCGATACATTGAAAAAAAGGTTCAATGGTTGGACTGTCTATATTCTCTCAGCTGATCCTGCCTTACCTAAATCAATACGCCTGAGCCCATCGCGGCGCATACCGTTATTTAATGGTGCATTAGAATGCCGTCTGCTTGAATATAAAATGATCTCCGGTGGTATGAGGAAAACAAGGAAAATAGAGAATTCACGGTCATCTAATTTATAA
- a CDS encoding MlaA family lipoprotein: MNEINIRLERMYLRISCNRLIIIILFFLIMMLTGCATAPKVNGGDDMALADPYEKINRLSYNFTDSIDRIFLEPAVNVYTEYVPGAAQRSVGNFYDNLSYPSVVLNAFLQGKIRQGFEDGLRFIVNSTIGLFGLFDMATHMGLAENDEDFGQTLGVWGVDAGSYLFIPMLGPNNERDISDIPISIATNVLFYAGYMVGATVLAPLTVLGAIDKRARLSGPMRIRDQAALDPYLFVREASMQQREYLIYDGSPPLEIYNELFQDNLLQSNFIDEVSD, encoded by the coding sequence ATGAATGAGATTAATATAAGATTGGAACGCATGTATTTGAGGATAAGTTGTAATCGTTTGATTATAATAATATTATTTTTTTTAATTATGATGTTGACGGGCTGTGCTACAGCACCTAAGGTTAATGGTGGTGATGATATGGCTTTGGCGGATCCGTATGAAAAGATCAATCGCCTATCCTATAATTTTACCGATAGTATTGATCGAATTTTCCTGGAGCCGGCAGTCAATGTTTATACAGAATATGTACCCGGCGCGGCACAGCGTTCGGTAGGGAATTTCTACGATAATCTATCCTATCCGAGCGTCGTTCTAAATGCTTTCCTACAAGGTAAAATTCGCCAAGGCTTTGAGGATGGCCTTCGGTTTATTGTTAATTCGACTATTGGTTTATTTGGGCTTTTCGATATGGCGACACATATGGGTCTTGCGGAAAATGATGAAGACTTTGGCCAGACACTAGGCGTGTGGGGTGTTGATGCCGGATCCTATTTATTTATCCCAATGCTGGGCCCAAATAATGAACGTGATATATCCGACATTCCCATCAGTATCGCTACGAACGTTCTTTTTTATGCAGGCTATATGGTGGGCGCTACCGTTCTTGCCCCCTTAACTGTCTTGGGTGCTATTGACAAGCGTGCACGTTTGTCGGGTCCTATGCGTATTCGTGATCAAGCTGCACTGGATCCTTATCTGTTTGTGCGCGAGGCTTCGATGCAGCAACGTGAATATCTGATTTATGATGGTAGTCCTCCACTTGAAATTTATAATGAACTATTTCAGGATAATCTGTTGCAGAGTAATTTTATAGATGAGGTATCAGATTGA
- a CDS encoding NAD-dependent epimerase/dehydratase family protein, protein MSNKRSLVTGGGGFIGSHLVKQLLEQGDTVRVLDLPDVPLPASVEIVRGSVCDADIVRRALKGVQRLYHLAGNPNLWAHDKREFQRINFEGTCTVLAEVARQDLEVVVYTSTESILTGNTPRDDVPVGANVQRVLNEMPGPYCRSKFLAEQAAFQAAHDGLPIVIVAPTLPVGPGDRLITPPTRMILDFLNIKTPVYLNCGFNLVDVRDVAKGHILAAEHGCPGERYILGNENLTLGELLRLIEEITGLVMPKARVPYWIALTAAALSEFIADHVTHRSPRASLTGVRLARYPMFFDSSRAVDELGLPQSSLRQALIDEIEWLAHEKLITRHLPLLQRIGVGK, encoded by the coding sequence TTGAGTAACAAACGGTCACTGGTTACGGGTGGTGGTGGTTTTATTGGTTCGCATCTAGTGAAACAATTGCTAGAGCAGGGCGATACGGTAAGAGTGCTGGATCTGCCTGATGTCCCCTTGCCAGCATCGGTAGAAATTGTGCGTGGTTCAGTCTGTGATGCGGATATAGTGCGTCGGGCGCTTAAAGGCGTGCAGCGCCTCTATCATTTGGCAGGTAATCCGAATTTATGGGCGCATGATAAGCGTGAGTTTCAGCGTATCAATTTTGAAGGGACCTGTACCGTCCTTGCAGAAGTTGCAAGACAGGATCTTGAGGTGGTGGTGTACACTTCCACAGAATCAATTTTGACGGGTAATACACCTCGTGACGATGTGCCTGTGGGTGCAAACGTGCAACGTGTCCTTAATGAAATGCCAGGCCCATACTGTCGTTCAAAATTCCTTGCTGAGCAGGCTGCTTTTCAGGCCGCGCATGATGGTTTGCCAATTGTCATTGTCGCGCCCACGTTGCCTGTTGGCCCAGGAGATCGTTTGATTACGCCACCGACACGGATGATCCTGGACTTCCTGAATATTAAAACACCGGTTTATCTTAATTGTGGATTTAACCTGGTGGATGTGCGCGATGTGGCAAAAGGACATATATTGGCTGCTGAACATGGGTGTCCTGGTGAACGATATATCTTAGGTAATGAGAATCTGACATTAGGTGAGCTACTGCGCCTAATTGAGGAAATTACCGGACTGGTGATGCCTAAAGCACGGGTTCCCTATTGGATAGCGCTCACTGCGGCTGCATTATCCGAGTTTATAGCGGATCATGTGACCCATCGTTCACCTAGAGCATCTTTAACCGGTGTACGATTAGCACGTTACCCTATGTTTTTTGATAGCAGTCGCGCTGTTGATGAGCTGGGATTGCCTCAAAGCTCGCTACGTCAGGCATTAATTGATGAAATCGAATGGCTGGCTCACGAGAAATTAATAACACGACACTTACCTCTATTACAGCGAATAGGCGTGGGAAAATAG
- a CDS encoding DUF423 domain-containing protein, whose protein sequence is MSKIFLTLGAINAFLCIALGAFGAHSLKQTLTANMLAAYLTGVQYHFYHAIGLMLVGLMLLHFPQSRLMAMSGWLMLIGIILFSVSLYLLSLTGIRGLGMITPFGGITFLSAWALFAYAAWKEQ, encoded by the coding sequence ATGTCAAAAATTTTTCTTACGCTTGGTGCCATCAATGCATTCTTATGTATTGCATTAGGTGCCTTCGGTGCACACAGTCTAAAACAAACATTAACCGCTAATATGCTCGCTGCATATCTAACTGGCGTACAATATCATTTCTATCACGCAATAGGCCTTATGCTGGTTGGTTTAATGCTGTTGCATTTCCCCCAATCCCGATTAATGGCAATGTCTGGCTGGCTAATGTTGATTGGCATTATTCTATTTAGTGTCAGTCTCTATCTATTGAGCCTGACAGGTATACGTGGTCTTGGCATGATTACACCGTTTGGTGGCATCACATTTCTATCCGCATGGGCGTTATTTGCTTATGCCGCGTGGAAAGAACAGTAA
- a CDS encoding PQQ-dependent sugar dehydrogenase produces the protein MPVIAQNSILPLDKIKLPPGFSISLWAAVPDVHALTLGHKGTVFAGSKTSGKVYAITTDNGARQVKTIAQGLKMPTGVAFRNGALYVSTISRILRFNNIEENLDQPPQPIFINHDFPTERFQGWKFIAFGPDDLLYVSVGAPCNICQPDPSQFALISRINPDDDSYEVYAQGIRHSLGFDWHPETKALWFTDIGRDWMGDDLPADELNVAPEQGMHFGFPYCHANDVLDPKFGAKRDCSQSTSPAIELDAHVVPQGMRFYTGNMFPAEYRNQILVAQHGSWNRRTQRGFQLELIRIQDNKAIQREIFAEGWLQDGKAWGKPVDVLVMPDGALLVSDDFAGVIYRISYTQP, from the coding sequence TTGCCGGTTATCGCACAAAACTCAATATTACCTCTTGATAAAATCAAGCTTCCACCTGGCTTTTCTATTAGTTTATGGGCAGCTGTACCCGATGTGCATGCCCTTACGCTTGGCCACAAAGGCACCGTCTTCGCCGGATCAAAAACCTCAGGAAAGGTTTATGCAATAACAACAGACAATGGCGCACGACAAGTCAAAACCATTGCACAAGGTCTTAAAATGCCAACAGGAGTTGCTTTCAGAAATGGAGCACTTTACGTCTCAACGATTAGCCGTATCCTGCGTTTTAATAATATTGAAGAGAATCTTGACCAGCCCCCTCAACCCATATTCATAAATCATGATTTTCCCACAGAGAGATTTCAGGGATGGAAATTTATTGCTTTCGGGCCTGATGATTTACTTTATGTATCGGTGGGTGCACCCTGTAATATCTGCCAACCTGATCCCAGTCAATTTGCACTGATTTCACGCATCAATCCAGATGACGACAGCTATGAAGTTTACGCTCAGGGCATTCGACATTCGCTTGGATTTGATTGGCACCCAGAAACAAAAGCATTATGGTTTACAGATATTGGACGCGACTGGATGGGAGATGATCTACCCGCCGATGAACTTAATGTTGCGCCAGAACAGGGCATGCATTTTGGTTTCCCTTATTGCCATGCAAATGATGTATTAGATCCAAAATTTGGTGCAAAACGCGATTGCAGTCAATCCACTTCACCTGCCATCGAATTGGATGCCCATGTCGTTCCACAGGGTATGCGATTTTACACAGGCAACATGTTTCCAGCAGAATATCGCAACCAGATTTTAGTTGCCCAGCATGGCTCCTGGAATCGTCGTACACAAAGAGGCTTTCAACTGGAACTAATACGTATACAGGATAATAAAGCAATTCAACGCGAAATATTTGCTGAAGGCTGGTTGCAAGATGGTAAAGCCTGGGGGAAACCCGTTGACGTATTAGTCATGCCGGATGGAGCATTACTCGTATCGGATGATTTTGCAGGAGTTATTTATCGAATCAGTTATACACAGCCTTAG